A region of Oxyura jamaicensis isolate SHBP4307 breed ruddy duck chromosome 5, BPBGC_Ojam_1.0, whole genome shotgun sequence DNA encodes the following proteins:
- the LOC118168241 gene encoding olfactory receptor 4M1-like translates to MTLGNFSRVTEFILLGLSDTRELQILFFAFFFLAYAMVLLGNLLIIVTVKADPKLSSPMYFLLCNLSFIDICCTSVTSPRMLVDLLSQRKTIAFEDCIAQLFFLHFVGATEMFLLTVMAYDRYTAICKPLHYTAIMSRQ, encoded by the exons ATGACACTAGGAAACTTCTCCCGGGTGACTGAATTTATCCTTCTTGGGCTTTCTGATACAAGGGAGCTGCAAATCCTcttctttgccttctttttcctgGCCTATGCCATGGTTCTCCTGGGGAACCTTCTCATTATTGTGACAGTCAAAGCTGACCCCAAGCTGTCCTCACCTATGTACTTTCTGCTCTGCAACTTGTCCTTCATAGATATCTGTTGCACCTCTGTCACCTCTCCCAGGATGCTGGTGGACCTGCTCTCACAAAGGAAGACCATTGCCTTTGAGGACTGTATAGCCCAGCTGTTTTTTCTGCACTTTGTTGGGGCAACAGAGATGTTCCTCCTGACAGTGATGGCATATGACCGCTACactgccatctgcaagcccctgcactacaCAGCCATCATGAGCCGACAG TGA